Proteins encoded within one genomic window of Cricetulus griseus strain 17A/GY unplaced genomic scaffold, alternate assembly CriGri-PICRH-1.0 unplaced_scaffold_89, whole genome shotgun sequence:
- the LOC113838889 gene encoding vomeronasal type-2 receptor 116-like — MFNLTFLLLLLNIQIHFGSFMQSRCFWKMKQKEGKHGDLKSGCLFSPRTVQWPVDKEYFNQILNIQTPTENYKYALALAFTLDEVNRNPDLLPNKSLVFGFYKDNCFGLSQLSSMSQILRQDPVFFPNYNCEEDIVCSVMLTGPNWETSAILLAYLDLWKSQQVIHLTYGSYHPILSDHEKFPYLYQMAPKHTSLALAMVSVILHFSWNWVGLVISDNDQGTQFLSFLRRELEKNTVCFAFVNMIPINMQLYISRAELYYNQINTSSTNVVIIYGDTESTLALSFQMWESRDLQKIWVITSHWDVTTSKRDFMLDSSHMTLAFVHHHGEISGFKDFVQTMNPLKYTDEYLTRMEWMKFNCEVFTSNCKTLKNCSLNSPMEWLVVQSIDLSFSDGLYDIYNAVYALAHALHEMFLQQVEYTTMDNGKGHSSICLKLNTFLKKTQFTNPVGDRVNMNQKEEYQEEYDILQIWNFPHGLRFKIKIGQFSPYFPTGEQLHVYEEMIKWATGNTQMPPSVCSADCGPGFRKFWQEGMAVCCFKCQPCPENEISNETNMDQCVKCPEDQYANIEQNQCMHKEVIFLSYEDHLGITLGLIASCFSAFTTMVLGVFVKHHDTPIVKANNQKLSYILLISLFFCFLCSFLFIGQPNTATCIFQQITFGVVFTVAVSTVLAKTVIVILAFKVTVPDRRMRYFLISGAPNYIIAICTLIQVIICSVWLGVSPPSVSIDAHSEHGQIIIVCSKGSVTAFYCVLGYLACLAQVSFIVAFLSRNLPNTFNEAKFLTFSMLLFCCVWVTFLPVYHSTKGKVMVAVEIFSILASSAGMLGCIFVPKCFIILFRPARQISSKYHGKITFQN; from the exons ATGTTCAATTTGACTTTCCTCTTGCTGCTCCTCAACATTCAAATTCATTTTGGCAGTTTCATGCAGTCCAGGTGTTTTTGgaaaatgaagcagaaggaaGGCAAGCATGGAGACTTGAAGAGCGGTTGTTTATTCTCCCCTAGAACAGTGCAGTGGCCAGTGGATAAAGAGTATTTCAACCAAATTTTAAATATACA AACACCAACTGAGAACTACAAGTATGCACTGGCGTTGGCTTTTACCCTGGATGAGGTCAACAGGAACCCTGATCTATTACCTAATAAATCCTTGGTATTTGGTTTCTATAAAGATAATTGTTTTGGTCTGTCTCAGTTGTCCAGTATGAGTCAAATTTTGCGACAAGACCCTGTTTTTTTCCCTAATTATAACTGTGAGGAAGATATCGTGTGTTCTGTGATGCTTACAGGACCAAACTGGGAAACCTCTGCGATACTTCTGGCATACCTGGACCTATGGAAATCTCAACAG GTTATTCATCTTACCTATGGATCCTACCATCCAATCCTAAGTGATCATGAAAAATTTCCCTATCTATACCAAATGGCGCCCAAGCACACATCTCTAGCCTTGGCCATGGTCTCCGTCATACTTCACTTCAGCTGGAACTGGGTAGGGCTGGTCATCTCAGACAATGATCAGGGCACCcaatttctctcatttttgagAAGAGAGTTGGAAAAAAATACAGTCTGTTTTGCCTTTGTCAATATGATTCCAATCAACATGCAGTTATACATATCCAGAGCTGAATTATATTATAATCAAATCAACACATCATCCACAAATGTTGTTATCATTTATGGTGACACAGAAAGTACTCTTGCTTTGAGCTTTCAAATGTGGGAATCCCGAGATTTACAGAAAATATGGGTCATCACCTCACACTGGGATGTGACTACAAGTAAAAGAGACTTCATGCTTGACTCATCCCatatgactctagcttttgtACACCATCATGGTGAGATTTCTGGCTTTAAAGATTTTGTCCAGACAATGAACCCTCTCAAATACACAGATGAATACCTTACAAGGATGGAGTGGATGAAATTTAACTGTGAAGTGTTCACATCTAACTGTAAGACACTGAAAAACTGCTCATTGAATTCCCCCATGGAATGGCTAGTGGTTCAGAGTATTGACTTGTCCTTTAGTGATGGCCTTTATGACATATACAATGCTGTGTATGCTCTGGCCCATGCACTGCATGAGATGTTTCTTCAGCAAGTAGAATATACAACCATGGACAATGGGAAAGGACATAGTTCTATCTGCTTGAAG CTGAATACATTTCTGAAGAAGACCCAATTCACAAATCCTGTTGGGGACAGAGTGAATATGAACCAAAAAGAAGAATATCAGGAAGAGTATGACATTCTCCAGATTTGGAATTTCCCACATGGTCTTAGATTTAAGATTAAGATAGGACAGTTTAGCCCATATTTTCCAACTGGTGAACAGCTCCACGTATATGAAGAAATGATAAAATGGGCCACAGGAAATACACAG ATGCCACCCTCTGTGTGCAGTGCTGATTGTGGTCCTGGATTCAGAAAATTCTGGCAGGAGGGAATGGCAGTCTGCTGTTTCAAATGCCAACCCTGCCCAGAAAATGAAATCTCTAATGAGACAA ATATGGATCAGTGTGTGAAGTGCCCAGAGGACCAGTATGCCAATATAGAGCAGAACCAATGTATGCACAAAGAAGTGATATTTCTGTCCTATGAAGACCATTTGGGGATCACTCTTGGCTTAATTGCCTCGTGCTTCTCTGCATTCACAACTATGGTGCTTGGAGTCTTTGTCAAGCACCATGACACTCCCATTGTGAAGGCAAATAATCAGAAGCTTAGTTACATCTTGCTCATCTCactcttcttttgtttcctctgcTCCTTCCTCTTCATTGGCCAGCCAAACACAGCTACATGCATCTTTCAGCAAATCACATTTGGAGTTGTATTCACTGTAGCTGTTTCCACTGTGTTGGCCAAAACAGTTATTGtgattctggctttcaaagtcacAGTCCCTGATAGAAGAATGAGATATTTCCTGATTTCAGGGGCCCCTAACTACATCATTGCCATCTGTACTCTCATCCAAGTTATTATCTGTTCAGTCTGGTTGggagtttctcctccctctgttaGTATTGATGCTCACTCTGAGCATGGCCAGATCATCATTGTGTGCAGTAAGGGTTCTGTCACTGCCTTCTACTGTGTCCTGGGATACCTGGCCTGCCTGGCTCAGGTGAGCTTCATTGTGGCTTTCTTGTCCAGGAATTTGCCTAACACATTCAATGAAGCCAAGTTCTTGACATTCAGCATGCTGTTGTTCTGCTGTGTCTGGGTCACTTTCCTCCCTGTGTACCATAGTACCAAGGGTAAAGTCATGGTAGCTGTGGAAATTTTCTCCATCTtggcttccagtgctgggatgctAGGATGCATTTTTGTTCCCAAGTGCTTCATAATTTTGTTTAGACCAGCAAGACAAATCTCTTCCAAATATCATGGGAAAATCACCTTCCAGAActga
- the LOC113838890 gene encoding zinc finger protein 501-like: MESCQCNQFGKILHDPSTCALYRISEITGNSNNYIISNNGDDSLELLNTDRNESRHTEEEPSDSEDSEKSLNMSSNFSQHQRLNTVKEVHRHGECDQRFDTTDSSIQQPVLIGKKPHQCEKCKKCFSTASDLTVHHRIHTGEKPYTCKYCDKSFAMKSSLTKHERIHTGEKPYICKNCNKSFNVNSNLTIHMRIHTGQKPYKCNDCDKSFTTRSSLILHQRIHTGEKPHTCNDCDKSFIVKSKLIQHQRIHTGKKPYTCNDCKKSFNVKSYLTLHLNIHTAEKPYKCKDCHKCFTMKTTLTVHQRIHTGEKPYTCKDCDKSFVTKCKLTLHQRIHTGEKPYTCEDCGKSFTFRPNLIEHRRIHTGEKPHKCMDCEKSFTARSTLTQHQRIHQTETLKKPAT; encoded by the coding sequence ATGGAGTCTTGTCAGTGTAATCAGTTTGGGAAAATTCTTCATGacccctccacatgtgcactatATAGAATAAGTGAAATTACAGGAAACTCTAACAACTACATAATCAGTAATAATGGAGATGACTCCCTTGAATTATTAAATACAGATAGAAATGAAAGCAGGCACACTGAAGAAGAACCTTCCGATTCTGAAGACAGTGAGAAATCCTTAAATATGTCTTCAAACTTTAGTCAGCATCAGAGACTCAACACTGTGAAGGAAGTGCACAGGCATGGAGAATGTGATCAACGTTTTGACACTACAGACAGTTCTATTCAACAACCGGTTCTCATTGGGAAGAAGCCACACCAGTGTGAGAAATGTAAGAAATGCTTCAGTACTGCCTCAGACCTCACTGTGCACCACagaattcatacaggagagaagCCTTACACATGTAAGTACTGCGACAAATCGTTTGCTATGAAGTCAAGTCTTACAAAACATgagagaattcatactggagagaagccttacatATGTAAGAACTGTAACAAGTCCTTTAATGTGAATTCAAATCTTACAATTCATATGAGGATTCATACAGGACAGAAGCCTTACAAATGTAACGACTGTGACAAATCCTTCACTACAAGGTCAAGTCTTATACTGCATCAGAGAATACATACAGGAGAAAAGCCTCACACATGTAACGACTGTGACAAATCCTTTATAGTGAAGTCAAAACTTATACAgcatcagagaattcatacaggAAAGAAGCCTTACACGTGTAACGACTGTAAGAAATCCTTTAATGTGAAGTCATATCTCACACTGCATCTGAATATTCATACAGCagagaagccttacaaatgtAAAGACTGTCACAAATGCTTTACAATGAAAACAACTCTAACAGttcatcagagaattcatacaggagaAAAGCCTTACACATGTAAGGATTGTGACAAATCTTTTGTTACAAAGTGCAAGCTTACACTgcatcagagaattcatacaggagaAAAGCCTTACACATGTGAAGACTGTGGCAAATCCTTTACTTTTAGGCCAAATCTTATAGAGCACCGTAGAATCCATACGGGAGAAAAGCCTCACAAGTGTATGGATTGTGAGAAATCCTTTACTGCCAGGTCAACTCTCACACAGCATCAGAGAATTCACCAGACAGAAACCTTAAAAAAGCCAGCAACGTGA